A stretch of the Mastacembelus armatus unplaced genomic scaffold, fMasArm1.2, whole genome shotgun sequence genome encodes the following:
- the LOC113140213 gene encoding echinoderm microtubule-associated protein-like 6, with product MSDKTAPRCQLRLEWIHGYRGHQCRNNLYYTAGKEVVYFVAGVGVVYNAREHTQKFYLGHNDDIISLAIHPDKIQVATGQVGKDPYICIWDTYAMQTISILRDVHTHGVACLGFDSDGQRLVSVGLDAKNTVCVWDWRRGRVLATATGHSDRIFDVAWDPFQSSRLVSCGVKHIKFWTLCGNALTPKRGVFGKTGDLQTILCVSAAKDELTYSGALNGDVYVWRGITLIRTVQAAHGAGIFSMHACEEGFATGGRDGCIRLWDVDFKPITKIDLRETEQGYKGLSIRSVCWKADRILAGTQDSEIFEVMVRERDKPVLLMQGHSEGELWALALHPKQPVAVTGSDDRSVRLWSLHDHTLLARCNMEESVRSVSFNNDGSQLALGMKDGSFTVLRVRDMTEVVHIKDRKEVIHELKFSPDGSFLAVGSNDGLVDVYAVAQRYKKVGECSCSTSFITHLDWSVDSRFLQTNDGAGERLFYRMPAGKLIPKEETKGIHWMTWTGVVGPEVNGIWPKYSNSTNVNSVDANYSSAVLVTGDDLGLVKLLRFPCLKKGAKFKKYIGHSAHVTNVRWSSDLQWVISTGGADHAIFQWRFLPEGVMNGVLEPLLQEGYADSNSGGSDSDVSDVPELDSDIEQETQTSYERQVYKEDLPQLRKKLIGSLKRQKAPEEGLRLQFVHGYRGFDCRNNLFYSQAGEVVYHVAAVAVVYNRLQHSQRFYLGHDDDILSLAVHPLKDYVASAQVGRDPAIHVWDIQTLKCLSLLKGHHSRGVCALDFTADGKSLVSVGIDEFHSIVIWDWKKGERLAKARGHKDKIFVVKSNPFRMDKLVTVGMKHIKFWQHSGGGLTFKRGIFGNLGKQETMMSACYGRSEELVFSGATNGDVYIWRDTTLIKTIKAHDGPVFAMCSLDKGFVTGGKDGIVELWDDMFERCLKTYAIKRAALSPSSKGLLLEDNPSIRAITLGHGHILLGTKNGEILEIDKSGPMTLLVQGHMEGEVWGLAAHPLLPVCATVSDDKTLRIWELSANHRMVAVRKLKKGGRCCAFSPDGKALAVGLNDGSFLVVNADTLEDMVTFHHRRELISDIRFSQDSGKYLAVASHDSFVDIYNVLTSKRVGICKGAGSYITHIDWDSRGKLLQVNTGAKEQLFFEAPRGRKQNISVAEFEKLDWASWTSVLGPTCEGIWPTLSFVNAASLTKDRKLLATADDFGFLKLFSFPSRGQFAKFKKYVGHSTNVTNIRWSSDDSILLSVGGADTALMIWTREPPGHKESKAVDSEESDDDTEEDGGYDSDVAREKVVDYVTKIYSASIRNMSGTKPHLRHKEVPVEDRPPVSRAAPLPDKLLKKNVTKKKKVVEELVLEHVFGYRGFDCRNNLHYLNDGTDIIFHTAAAVVIQNLSAGTQSFYLEHTDDILCLTVNQHPKYQNIIATGQIGLTPSIHVWDAMTKQTLSILRCSHAKGIGYVNFSATGKLLLSVGVEPEHTITVWRWQEGTMVTSKGGHPDRIFVAEFRPDSDTQFVSVGIKHIKFWTLVGGSLMYKKGVIGSVEDGRMQTMLSVAFGANNLTFTGAINGDVYVWREHFLVRVVAKAHSGPVFTMYTTLRDGLIVTGGKERPTKEGGAVKLWDQEMKRCRAFQLETGQPVENVRSVCRGKGKILVGTRDGEIIEVGEKNAASNTMINGHTQGGIWGLATHPFKDVFISASDDGTIRIWDLADKKLLNKVSLGHPAKCTSYSPNGEMVSIGMENGEFIVLLVNSLTVWGKKRDRSVTIQDIRFSPDNRFLAVGSVESAVDFYDLSLGPSLNRIGYCKDIPGFVIQIDFAADSKHIQVSTSTYTRQVHEVPSGKIVTDQSMIERITWATWTSILGDEVLGVWPRNADKADVNCACVSHAGVTLVTGDDFGLIKLFDFPCSEKFAKHKRYFGHSAHVTNIRFSCDDKYVISAGGSDCSLFVWKCQ from the exons ATGTCGGATAAAACGGCGCCGCGCTGCCAGCTCAGGCTGGAGTGGATCCATGGGTACAGAGGTCACCAGTGTCGAAACAACTTGTACTACACGGCAGGAAAAGAGGTGGTGTACTTCGTGGCTGGGGTGGGTGTGGTCTACAACGCCCGTGAGCACACCCAGAAGTTCTACCTGGGACACAATGATGACATCATCAG TCTGGCGATCCATCCAGATAAGATCCAGGTGGCGACAGGTCAGGTGGGGAAGGACCCGTACATTTGCATCTGGGACACCTACGCCATGCAGACCATCTCCATCCTGAGggatgtgcacacacacggGGTGGCCTGTCTCGGCTTCGACTCCGATGGACAG CGACTGGTGTCAGTCGGACTGGACGCCAAGAACACGGTGTGTGTCTGGGACTGGAGGAGAGGACGAGTCCTTGCCACGGCCACCGGACACTCAGACAGA ATCTTTGACGTGGCCTGGGATCCCTTCCAGTCGAGCCGGCTGGTCAGCTGCGGAGTCAAACACATCAAG TTCTGGACTCTGTGTGGAAACGCCCTGACTCCGAAGCGAGGGGTTTTTGGGAAGACAGGCGACCTGCAGACcatcctgtgtgtttctgcagccaaAGACGAGCTGACGTACTCTGGAGCGCTGAATGGAGACGTTTACGTCTGGAGAGGAATCACTCTGATCAGGACCGTCCAGGCTGCACATGGG GCGGGGATCTTCAGCATGCACGCCTGTGAGGAAGGATTCGCCACTGGAGGACGAGACGGCTGCATCAGGCTGTGGGACGTCGACTTCAAACCCATCACTAAAATTGACCTGAGAGAGACCGAGCAGGGATACAAAG GTCTGTCGATTCGCAGTGTTTGCTGGAAGGCCGACCGGATCCTGGCAGGGACCCAGGACAGTGAGATCTTTGAGGTGATGGTCCGAGAACGGGACAAGCCGGTTCTGCTGATGCAGGGTCATAGTGAGGGCGAACTATGGGCACTCGCCCTGCATCCCAAACAACCAGTTGCTGTCACTGGGAGCGACGACCGATCCGTCAG GCTGTGGAGTCTTCATGATCACACTCTGCTTGCTCGCTGCAACATGGAGGAATCAGTCCGAAGTGTTTCCTTCAACAACGATGGCTCTCAGCTCGCTCTGGGCATGAAGGACGGATCCTTCACCGTATTACGTGTCAG GGACATGACGGAGGTTGTGCACATCAAGGACAGGAAGGAGGTGATCCATGAGCTTAAGTTTTCTCCGGACGGCTCCTTCCTGGCTGTGGGGTCTAACGACGGATTGGTGGACGTGTACGCTGTCGCCCAGCGCTACAAGAAGGTGGGTGAGTGCAGCTGCTCCACCTCTTTCATCACCCACCTGGACTGGTCAGTCGACAGCCGGTTCCTGCAGACCAACGATGGTGCCGGAGAGAGGCTCTTCTACCGGATGCCTG CAGGGAAGCTGATTCCGAAAGAGGAGACAAAGGGGATCCACTGGATGACGTGGACAGGTGTTGTCGGGCCAGAGGTGAATGGCATCTGGCCCAAATACTCCAACTCCACCAATGTGAACTCTGTAGATGCCAACTACAGCAGCGCCGTGCTAGTGACTGGAGATGACCTTGGCCTTGTCAAACTCTTGAGGTTCCCCTGCCTGAAGAAAG GAGCCAAATTCAAGAAGTACATTGGTCACTCTGCCCACGTGACCAACGTTCGCTGGTCCAGCGACCTGCAGTGGGTCATAAGCACTGGAGGTGCCGACCACGCCATCTTCCAGTGGAGGTTCCTGCCTGAGGGTGTCATGAATGGTGTCCTGGAGCCTCTTCTCCAAG AGGGTTACGCTGACTCAAACAGTGGAGGGTCAGACTCGGATGTGTCGGATGTCCCAGAGCTTGACTCGGACATTGAACAGGAAACTCAGACCAGCTATGAACGTCAG GTTTATAAGGAGGACCTGCCTCAGCTGAGGAAGAAGCTGATTGGTTCTCTGAAGCGGCAGAAAGCTCCGGAGGAGGGGCTTCGTCTGCAGTTTGTTCATGG gTATCGGGGTTTCGACTGTCGTAACAACCTGTTCTACAGCCAGGCGGGGGAGGTGGTGTACCACGTGGCCGCCGTCGCTGTCGTCTACAACCGGCTGCAGCACAGTCAGAGGTTTTACCTTGGCCACGATGACGACATCCTCAGCCTCGCCGTCCACCCGCTCAAAGACTATGTGGCCTCTGCACAG gtGGGTAGAGACCCAGCCATCCACGTCTGGGACATCCAGACTCTGAAGTGTCTGTCACTCCTGAAGGGACACCACAGCAGAGGAGTCTGTGCCCTGGACTTCACAG cGGATGGGAAGAGTTTGGTCTCAGTGGGAATCGATGAGTTTCACTCCATCGTCATCTGGGACtggaagaaaggagagagacTGGCCAAGGCCAG ggGCCACAAAGACAAAATCTTCGTGGTGAAGAGTAATCCCTTCAGGATGGACAAACTGGTGACTGTGGGCATGAAACACATCAAGTTCTGGCAACACTCAG GCGGCGGTCTGACATTTAAACGTGGGATTTTCGGGAACCTGGGGAAGCAGGAGACGATGATGTCGGCGTGTTACGGTCGGTCCGAGGAGCTGGTTTTCTCCGGAGCCACAAACGGAGACGTTTACATCTGGAGAGACACGACGCTCATCAAGACCATCAAAGCCCACGATGGTCCCGTGTTCGCCATGTGCTCCCTGGACAag GGTTTCGTCACGGGGGGAAAGGACGGCATCGTGGAGCTCTGGGACGACATGTTCGAGAGATGTTTGAAGACGTACGCCATCAAACGAGCCGCTCTGTCGCCGTCGTCTAAAG gccTGCTGCTGGAGGACAACCCGTCCATCAGAGCGATCACGCTGGGTCACGGTCACATCCTGTTGGGAACAAAGAACGGAGAAATCCTCGAGATCGACAAGAGTGGACCCATGACACTGCTGGTTCAG gGTCACATGGAGGGGGAGGTTTGGGGTTTGGCTGCTCACCCTCTACTTCCTGTCTGTGCCACCGTCAGTGACGACAAAACTCTGAGGATCTGGGAACTGTCAGCCAATCACCGCATGGTCGCCGTCCGCAAGCTCAAGAAAG GTGGGCGGTGCTGTGCCTTCTCTCCGGACGGTAAAGCTCTGGCGGTCGGCTTGAACGATGGCAGCTTCCTGGTGGTGAACGCCGACACTCTGGAGGACATGGTGACCTTCCACCACCGCAGGGAGCTCATCTCTGACATCCGCTTCTCCCAAG ATTCGGGGAAGTACCTGGCCGTGGCGTCCCATGATTCTTTTGTGGACATTTATAACGTCCTGACGAGTAAGAGAGTTGGGATTTGTAAAGGGGCCGGCAGCTACATCACTCACATCGACTGGGACTCCAGAG GGAAACTGCTGCAGGTGAACACTGGAGCTAAAGAGCAGCTGTTCTTCGAGGCTCCGCGGGGACGCAAACAGAACATCAGCGTGGCCGAG TTCGAGAAGCTGGACTGGGCGAGCTGGACCTCTGTCCTGGGTCCGACCTGTGAGGGAATATGGCCGACTCTCAGCTTCGTTAACGCCGCCTCGCTCACCAAAGATCGCAAACTGCTCGCCACTGCAGATGACTTCGGTTTCCTCAAGCTGTTCAGCTTCCCATCGAGG GGCCAGTTTGCTAAGTTTAAGAAGTATGTGGGTCACAGCACCAATGTGACAAACATCCGCTGGTCCAGCGATGACTCCATACTGCTGTCGGTGGGAGGAGCTGACACGGCGCTGATGATCTGGACCAGAGAGCCACCGGGCCACAAAGAGAGCAAGGCCGTGGACAGCGAGGAGTCGGACGATGACACAGAGGAGGATGGAG GATACGACAGCGACGTGGCCCGGGAGAAGGTGGTGGACTACGTCACCAAGATCTACTCTGCCAGCATCAGGAACATGTCAGGAACTAAACCTCACCTGCGGCACAAGGAGGTTCCTGTGGAGGACAG GCCTCCTGTGAGTCGAGCTGCACCGCTGCCAGACAAACTGCTGAAGAAAAATGTgaccaagaagaagaaggtggtgGAG GAGCTGGTGCTGGAGCATGTCTTCGGCTACCGAGGCTTCGACTGTCGCAACAACCTGCATTACCTCAACGATGGCACTGACATCATCTTCCACACCGCCGCCGCCGTGGTCATCCAGAACCTGTCCGCTG GAACTCAGAGTTTCTACCTGGAACACACCGACGACATCCTGTGTCTGACCGTCAACCAGCATCCAAAGTACCAGAACATCATTGCTACGGGACAGATTG GTCTCACTCCATCCATCCACGTGTGGGACGCCATGACTAAGCAGACACTGTCCATCCTCCGCTGTTCCCATGCGAAAGGCATCGGCTACGTTAACTTCAGTGCTACAGgaaagctgctgctgtctgtgggCGTGGAACCTGAACACACCATCACAGTGTGGAGGTGGCAGGAAG GTACCATGGTGACCAGTAAAGGCGGCCACCCAGACCGGATCTTTGTGGCAGAGTTCAGACCCGACTCTGACACTCAGTTTGTGTCAGTAGGAATCAAACACATCAAGTTCTGGACTCTGGTTGGAGGTTCGCTCATGTATAAGAAAGGTGTGATCGGCTCGGTGGAGGACGGGCGCATGCAGACCATGCTGTCCGTCGCCTTTGGTGCT AACAACCTGACGTTCACCGGTGCTATAAATggagatgtgtatgtgtggaggGAGCACTTCCTGGTGCGGGTGGTGGCAAAGGCGCACAGCGGCCCAGTCTTCACCATGTACACCACCCTGAGGGACGGACTCATCGTCACCGGGGGGAAGGAACGACC GACGAAAGAGGGCGGGGCTGTGAAGCTTTGGGACCAGGAGATGAAACGTTGCCGAGCGTTTCAGCTGGAAACCGGCCAGCCAGTGGAGAACGTCCGATCTGTCTGCAGAGGGAAA GGTAAAATCCTGGTGGGAACCAGAGATGGAGAGATCATAGAGGTTGGGGAAAAGAACGCTGCCTCCAACACTATGATCAACGGACACACTCAGGGAGGGATCTGGGGTTTGGCAACTCACCCTTTTAAGGACGTCTTCATCTCTGCCAGTGACGATGGGACCATCCGGATATGGGACCTGGCTGACAAG aaactcctgaacaagGTGAGTTTGGGTCATCCTGCCAAGTGTACCTCCTACAGTCCCAACGGAGAGATGGTCTCCATCGGCATGGAGAATGGAGAGTTCATCGTCCTGCTGGTCAACTCCCTCACCGTCTGGGGCAAGAAGCGAGACCGCAGTGTCACCATCCAGGACATCCG GTTCAGTCCAGACAACCGGTTCTTGGCGGTGGGTTCAGTTGAAAGTGCTGTGGATTTTTATGACCTTTCTCTGGGACCGTCCCTCAACAGGATTGGTTACTGTAAGGACATCCCCGGCTTCGTCATCCAGATTGACTTCGCTGCTGACAGCAAACACATCCAG GTGTCCACCAGCACCTACACTCGGCAGGTACATGAAGTTCCCTCAGGCAAGATCGTGACAGATCAGTCCATGATTGAGAGGATCACCTGGGCTACCTGGACCAG TATCCTGGGTGATGAGGTTCTTGGTGTTTGGCCTCGTAACGCTGACAAGGCGGACGTCAACTGTGCCTGCGTCTCTCACGCCGGCGTCACCCTGGTGACCGGAGATGACTTTGGCCTCATCAAGCTCTTTGATTTCCCCTGCTCTGAAAAATTT GCGAAACACAAGCGTTACTTCGGTCACTCGGCTCACGTGACCAACATTCGCTTCTCCTGTGATGATAAATACGTCATCAGCGCCGGTGGCAGCGACTGCAG tttgtttgtgtggaaatgTCAGTGA